From one Halothece sp. PCC 7418 genomic stretch:
- the rsmI gene encoding 16S rRNA (cytidine(1402)-2'-O)-methyltransferase, giving the protein MSGILYLVGTPIGNLEDMTFRAINTLKTVDLIAAEDTRHTGKLLQYYDIVTPQISYHDHNRKQREPEIIERLQQGKTIALVTDAGMPCISDPGYDLVRACVEAKISVVPIPGVTAAITALAVSGLPTNRFVFEGFLPVKGKSRKERLQLLQQETRTIILYESPHKLKQTLQDLGESLGRDRAVMLGRELTKYYEDFHYATLEEAILFYNQQTPKGEYTLVIAGKAETEEMDLSVEEIKTELKQLLAQGVTRSQASRQLATMTSLSRQEIYQLSLDLSD; this is encoded by the coding sequence ATGTCAGGAATCCTTTATTTAGTAGGAACTCCCATTGGTAACTTAGAAGATATGACCTTCAGGGCGATTAATACGCTGAAAACGGTTGATTTAATTGCTGCTGAAGATACTCGCCACACGGGGAAATTGTTACAGTATTATGACATTGTAACGCCACAGATTAGCTATCACGACCATAATCGCAAGCAACGAGAACCAGAAATTATTGAACGATTGCAACAAGGAAAAACGATCGCGCTGGTGACAGATGCGGGAATGCCTTGTATTTCCGATCCAGGATATGATTTAGTGAGAGCCTGTGTGGAAGCAAAGATTTCTGTTGTTCCTATTCCAGGGGTGACGGCTGCGATTACTGCCCTTGCTGTCTCTGGGCTACCTACGAATCGCTTTGTTTTTGAGGGGTTTTTACCCGTTAAAGGAAAGTCGAGAAAAGAGCGTTTACAACTCCTGCAGCAGGAAACACGAACGATTATTTTATACGAATCGCCTCATAAATTAAAACAAACGTTGCAAGATTTAGGAGAGTCTTTAGGGCGCGATCGCGCGGTGATGTTAGGACGAGAGTTAACGAAATATTATGAAGACTTTCATTATGCAACTTTAGAAGAAGCAATTTTATTCTACAATCAGCAAACACCAAAAGGAGAATACACACTTGTGATTGCAGGGAAAGCAGAAACAGAAGAAATGGATCTGTCTGTCGAAGAAATTAAAACAGAACTGAAACAACTTTTAGCCCAAGGAGTCACGCGATCGCAAGCCAGTCGTCAGTTAGCTACAATGACATCTTTATCCCGTCAAGAAATCTATCAGCTTTCCCTTGACCTATCGGACTAA
- a CDS encoding sensor histidine kinase KdpD encodes MSVQQLPALSQMMERQQSSGKTDQLQGWREWYSAIASLESLLKPIAQGLILSSPAPVTNPNQSLTTVVFTPEITLAGVSSSRLLTFAPVRGEETAHHSSPIQAIPLSADDPLQDEQFCLVFTSEFSLLLMLTVDSEGNSHFDFSFDPEVTQRAWLRLRSRLQRNSPEHLTSIEEKREQFPLCPPHYRLVSDFTRQLLTHLPAEKPVSEHHNLDQAQTPDVELLQALTHEVRTPLTTIRMLTRLLLKRKDLGSDVLKRLRVIDQECTEQINRMELIFQATELEGKTKQGVQLTPIPLEDLFAKSIPYWKKQAKRRNVELDVILPKQLPTVISSPELLTQVLTGLMENFTSRLPSGGKMKIQVTTAGSQIKLQLLSQTSNAQSIGQNRVQSPGKSIGQLLTLQPETGSLSLNLSVTKNLFEALGGKLTVRQRAEMGEVLTVFLPASIINQ; translated from the coding sequence GTGAGTGTTCAACAGTTGCCAGCATTAAGTCAAATGATGGAAAGACAACAGTCCTCGGGAAAAACGGATCAATTGCAAGGATGGCGGGAATGGTACAGCGCGATCGCGTCACTAGAATCATTACTCAAACCGATCGCGCAAGGATTGATTTTGTCCAGTCCCGCACCCGTTACCAACCCCAATCAAAGTTTGACAACTGTTGTTTTTACCCCTGAAATCACGTTAGCGGGGGTGAGTTCTTCACGCCTACTGACTTTTGCACCCGTTCGCGGAGAAGAAACAGCCCACCATTCCTCACCGATCCAAGCAATCCCGCTATCAGCAGATGATCCCCTACAAGATGAGCAGTTTTGCTTAGTTTTTACCTCAGAATTTTCTCTGTTACTGATGCTAACGGTTGACTCAGAAGGAAACTCCCATTTTGATTTTTCCTTTGATCCTGAAGTGACTCAACGGGCTTGGCTAAGGCTGCGATCGCGCTTACAAAGAAATTCCCCAGAACACCTGACCTCGATTGAAGAAAAACGAGAACAGTTTCCCCTGTGTCCTCCTCATTATCGTCTGGTCAGCGATTTCACTCGACAACTATTAACTCATTTACCAGCCGAGAAACCCGTCAGCGAACATCACAATCTTGATCAAGCCCAAACTCCTGATGTGGAACTGTTGCAAGCTCTCACCCATGAAGTGAGAACGCCCTTAACTACAATTCGGATGCTAACGCGGTTACTTCTAAAACGGAAAGATTTAGGATCAGATGTTTTGAAACGGTTGCGCGTGATTGATCAAGAGTGTACCGAACAAATTAACCGCATGGAATTAATTTTCCAAGCGACAGAATTAGAAGGAAAAACCAAACAAGGCGTGCAGTTAACTCCCATTCCCTTAGAAGATTTATTCGCCAAAAGTATTCCTTACTGGAAAAAACAAGCCAAACGGCGGAATGTGGAATTAGATGTCATTCTTCCCAAACAGTTACCCACCGTCATTAGTAGTCCAGAGTTACTGACACAAGTGTTAACGGGATTAATGGAAAACTTTACATCTCGTTTACCCAGTGGCGGCAAAATGAAAATCCAAGTGACTACAGCAGGAAGTCAAATTAAGCTGCAATTATTATCTCAAACTTCCAACGCGCAAAGCATCGGTCAAAATCGGGTTCAGTCTCCAGGAAAGTCCATTGGTCAACTGCTAACCCTACAACCCGAAACAGGAAGTCTGAGTTTAAATTTAAGTGTCACGAAAAACCTATTTGAAGCCCTTGGGGGTAAATTAACGGTTCGTCAACGTGCAGAAATGGGAGAAGTTTTAACCGTATTCCTCCCAGCAAGCATTATTAATCAGTGA
- a CDS encoding HAD family hydrolase — translation MKSLANLTRQDCKTVRLIATDFDGTVTENGQLTASAIQALARLQQFGIAVVIVTGRSAGWVNGLRHYLPVAGAIAENGGLYNSQPDTPPDILVSIPSLTQHRQNLAQVFQKLQVTFPHLQEATDNPFRFTDWTFDVAGLSESDLTQLQQQSQQEGYSFTYSSVQCHIKPQAQDKATGLKTVLSKYFSDLKPEEILTIGDSPNDESLFNPDLFPLSVGVANIQHYTQQLTHTPQYITAAAEGKGFCELANYLMSY, via the coding sequence ATGAAGTCTCTCGCGAATTTGACCCGTCAAGATTGTAAAACGGTTCGTTTAATTGCCACTGATTTTGATGGTACAGTGACAGAAAATGGGCAGTTAACTGCCTCTGCAATACAAGCACTCGCAAGATTACAGCAATTTGGCATCGCAGTTGTCATTGTTACGGGTCGGTCTGCGGGTTGGGTGAATGGATTGCGCCATTATTTACCTGTTGCAGGCGCGATCGCGGAAAATGGAGGATTATACAATTCTCAACCCGATACGCCCCCTGATATCCTTGTCTCTATCCCGTCTCTCACGCAACATCGCCAAAATCTTGCCCAAGTCTTCCAAAAATTGCAGGTTACTTTCCCTCATCTGCAAGAAGCAACCGATAATCCCTTTCGCTTTACGGATTGGACATTTGATGTTGCAGGATTATCAGAGTCTGATTTAACGCAACTCCAACAGCAATCTCAGCAAGAAGGATATAGCTTCACTTATAGCAGCGTCCAATGTCATATCAAACCGCAAGCGCAAGATAAAGCAACAGGCTTAAAAACAGTTCTCAGCAAATATTTCTCTGATTTAAAGCCAGAAGAAATTTTAACCATTGGTGATAGTCCTAATGATGAGTCTTTATTTAATCCTGATTTATTCCCGCTTTCAGTCGGCGTGGCGAATATTCAACATTACACTCAGCAACTCACACACACCCCTCAGTACATCACAGCAGCAGCAGAAGGAAAAGGCTTTTGTGAATTAGCAAATTATTTAATGAGTTATTAG
- a CDS encoding DUF1902 domain-containing protein: MNKTKCDVSAFWDESAQVWTAESETVPGLATEAETLEGLTQKLRTLVPELLQLNRMIEDVSVNEIEIQITSHRQETIQIAR; encoded by the coding sequence ATGAATAAAACAAAGTGTGACGTTAGCGCGTTTTGGGATGAATCTGCTCAAGTTTGGACAGCAGAGAGTGAAACTGTTCCTGGTTTAGCAACAGAAGCTGAAACTTTAGAAGGATTGACACAAAAGCTAAGAACATTAGTTCCTGAATTATTGCAGTTGAATCGTATGATTGAAGATGTTTCTGTCAACGAAATCGAAATTCAAATAACGAGTCACCGACAGGAAACCATTCAAATCGCAAGATAA